The following are encoded together in the Candidatus Tumulicola sp. genome:
- a CDS encoding extracellular solute-binding protein, with amino-acid sequence MKRSIVAAVVAVIAVVSFVPSSGRAASDAVVSVLYAGSLVTPMEGPIKSALASQGIDFEGQGGGSKMLSNLIASGAKSPDDFISVDPQQVTKLGSKVATQKTFASTRLGIGWSPNSKDAALFGAVAAGKTPLIQALQTNGLVIGRTDPKVDPKGEYTIVGMKLLAGDAVEQKILGDDENPAQTFPEEDLLARIETGQADVGFFYRTEAIARKLKFYPLPGKASLSDKITYTLAVMAAAPHPAQAKAFADFILTGAGRTILEKAGITYR; translated from the coding sequence ATGAAGCGTTCGATCGTCGCCGCAGTCGTCGCGGTTATCGCAGTCGTATCGTTCGTCCCGAGTTCCGGGCGCGCCGCATCCGATGCGGTCGTATCGGTTCTGTACGCCGGTTCGCTCGTGACACCGATGGAAGGTCCGATCAAGTCTGCGTTGGCGTCGCAAGGCATCGATTTCGAAGGCCAAGGCGGCGGCAGCAAGATGCTCTCTAATTTAATCGCGTCGGGCGCAAAGAGTCCCGACGACTTCATCAGCGTCGATCCACAGCAAGTGACGAAACTGGGTTCGAAGGTCGCGACGCAAAAAACGTTCGCAAGTACGCGCTTAGGCATCGGATGGTCCCCGAATTCGAAAGACGCCGCACTATTCGGCGCCGTGGCTGCTGGAAAGACCCCGCTAATTCAAGCGTTGCAGACCAACGGGCTCGTGATCGGGCGTACCGACCCGAAGGTCGACCCCAAGGGCGAGTACACGATCGTCGGGATGAAACTGTTGGCCGGCGATGCGGTCGAGCAAAAGATTCTCGGCGACGATGAGAATCCGGCGCAAACGTTTCCGGAAGAAGATCTCCTCGCGCGAATCGAGACAGGACAGGCCGACGTCGGGTTCTTTTATCGCACCGAAGCCATCGCCCGCAAGCTGAAGTTTTATCCACTTCCCGGCAAAGCGTCGCTGTCGGATAAAATCACGTACACGCTTGCGGTGATGGCTGCCGCTCCGCATCCGGCGCAAGCAAAAGCGTTCGCCGATTTCATCCTTACCGGTGCGGGCCGCACGATTCTCGAAAAAGCCGGCATCACGTACCGATAG